The Hymenobacter oligotrophus genome segment TGGCACACCACCAAGCGGTACGAAAGCGAGTCGCCGTCGGGGTCGGAGGCGGCGGGGTTGTGCAAAAACACCTGCGAAGCCGTGGCCCGATCGACGGCCGGCGCATTAAGCACCGGCGAACTGTTGGCCCCCAAAATGGGGTCGATGGTGATGCGGGTGTGGATGTAGAAATTTTGCGCATCCGAGGCCTGCATGTTCCGGATGCCGGTGGCCCGGTTCTCACCAATGAAGCTTACAAAGTAGCTACCCGGTGCATTATAGGTATGCTCGAAATTGTAAACGTTGCGCAGAATGTCGTTGCCAATATTGGTACGGCTGGATACCGTAATGGCATTTACGCCACTCGTGGTACCATCTCCATAAAATATCGTTTCGGTTTCATCGGCCGACGCCTGCGAGCGGGAGTCGGTGTAGATGATCATCTGAAAAATGATGCGCAGCGGGTTGTTAGGGTCGGCGCGGGCCTGGATGTCGCCGGCCCGAATGTGCGTGGCCATTGCCTGCCCGGCAACCAGCCACAGCGCAACGAGCGTCAGGAATGTGGCGAGCCCACGAGAAGCCCGGCAATTAAGTAGCGGAAGCGTCATATAGCTAATCCGTTAGAAGCGTCGGCGAGAAGCGAAGAAGATGCGGAAAATTCCTTGATCAACCTAACAAAAACCATACTAGTTGGGTTACTAAAATGGTACGATGAGTGTAACGGTTCAACAGCCTAGGTGGTTTGGCCTGCTTCCGAGCTTAATTACTGTTCGGCTTAGGTTACATTGTTTCGTAGCGGGTCGGGCAGTACCTTTGACCGGTACAACCCCCCATTTTCTCACCCTTTCGTTCCCCTATGAGTTGGCTTAGCAAAGCGCTTACCAGCAGCATTGGCCGCAAAATCGTCGTGGCCGTCACGGGTTTGTTCCTGTGCTCGTTCCTCGTCGTTCACTTGGTTGGCAACCTACAGTTGTTCAAGAACGACGGCGGTGTTGCTTTCAACATTTACTCCCACTTCATGGGCACCAACCCCGTCATTCGGGTGATGGAAATTGTGTTGGTGGCCGGTTTCGTTTTTCACATCTACGAAACCTACATGCTCACTGCCCGCAACAAAGCCGCCCGCGGTGCCCAGGGCTACGTAGTAAACCACAACGAGCAGAACTCGCCCTGGCAGTCGCGTAACATGGGTTTGCTGGGTACCATCATCCTGATTTTCCTACTGGTACACCTGTACAATTTCTTTTACCGGGCGCGCTTCGGCGAGCTGGACCCGGACATTAACAACAACGACGACTTGTTCACGCTGGTGGCTTCGTCGTTTAAGCAGTGGTGGTACGTGGTGCTGTACGTGGCCGCGCAAATTGCATTGGGCTTTCACTTGGTGCACGGCTTCAAAAGCGCCTTCCAGACCCTAGGGCTCACCCACCGCAAGTACACCCCGGCCATTACCTACGCCGGGTACGCCTTCGCCATTTTGGTAGCGGCGGGCTTCGCCGTCATGCCGCTGTACTTCTACTTTCTGACCGACGACAACTATCAGCCTGTGTGGGCCGTGAAGCCGTTGGTGGACACCATTAACCTCGCGCTCAACTAATGAAACTGGAAGCTAAGATTCCCGAAGGCCCCTTGGCCGAAAAATGGGAGAAGCACAAGTTCAACGTTAAGCTTGTAAACCCTGCTAACAAGCGCAAGTACGACGTAATCGTGGTAGGCACGGGCTTGGCCGGTGCCTCTGCGGCGGCTTCGCTGGCCGAGTTGGGCTACAACGTGAAGGCTTTCTCGTTCCACGATTCGCCCCGCCGCGCGCACTCCATTGCTGCGCAGGGTGGTATCAACGCTGCCAAAAACTACCAGAACGACGGCGACTCCGTGTTCCGTTTGTTCTACGACACCGTGAAAGGCGGTGACTACCGCGCCCGCGAAGCAAACGTGTACCGCTTGGCGCAGGTATCGGTAAATATCATCGACCAATGCGTGGCGCAGGGCGTACCCTTTGCCCGCGAGTACGGCGGATTGCTGGCCAACCGCTCGTTCGGGGGTGCGCAGGTAAGCCGCACGTTTTACGCCCGCGGCCAAACCGGCCAGCAGCTGCTGCTCGGTGCCTACTCGGCCCTCTCGCGCCAGATTGCTTACGGCAAGGTGAAGATGTACACCCGCACCGAGATGCTCGATCTGGTGGTGGTTGACGGCCAGGCCCGCGGCATCGTGACGCGCAACCTGATTACCGGCGAAATCCAGACGCACGCGGCGCACGCTGTGCTGCTGTGCACCGGTGGCTACGGCAACGTGTTCTACCTGAGCACGAACGCCAAGTACTCGAACGCTACCGCCGCTTGGCGCGCGCACAAAAAGGGTGCTTACTTCGCCAACCCTTGCTTCACGCAAATTCACCCTACCTGCATCCCGGTGTCGGGCGACTACCAGTCGAAACTGACGCTGATGTCGGAGTCGCTGCGCAACGACGGCCGCGTGTGGGTACCCAAGACGAAGGAAACCGCTGAGCGCCTGCGCGCCGGCCAGATCCGCGTGAACGACATTGCAGAGGAAGACCGTGACTACTTCTTGGAGCGTAAGTACCCGGCTTTCGGTAATCTGGTGCCCCGCGACGTAGCCTCGCGCAACGCCAAAATGATGTGCGACGAAGGCCGCGGTGTGGGCCAGTCAGGCCTTGCCGTATACCTCGATTTCGCCGACGCCATCAAGCGTAACGGTGCCGATTGGGTAAGCTCGAAGTACGGCAACCTGTTTGCCATGTACGAGAAGATTACCGGCGAGGACCCCTACCAGCAGCCGATGCGCATTTACCCCGCGGTGCACTACACCATGGGCGGCCTGTGGGTTGATTACAACCTGCAAACCACTGTACCGGGCCTGTACGCCCTGGGCGAGTGCAACTTCTCCGACCACGGTGCCAACCGCCTGGGTGCTTCGGCGCTGATGCAAGGCCTGGCCGACGGTTACTTTGTAATTCCCTACACCCTAGGTGATTACTTAGCTCAAACGCCGCCCAAGCCGGTTACTACCGAGCACCCCGCGTTCCAGCAGGCCGAAACCGAGGTACGCGAGCGAATTGCCAAGTTCATGAGCATCAACGGCAACCGCACGCCTACCGAGTTCCACAAGGCCCTAGGTCATATCATGTGGGAGTACTGCGGCATGGCCCGCACGGCCGAAGGTTTGCGCTTTGCCAAGCAGGCAATTCAGCAACTGCGCAAGGAGTTTTGGAGCGATTTGAAGGTAGTAGGTGTTAACGAAGAGCTGAACCAGACGCTGGAAGCCGCCGGCCGCGTGGCCGACTTCCTGGAGCTGGGCGAGCTGATGGTTGACGATGCCTTGAACCGCGACGAAAGCTGCGGTGGCCACTTCCGCGAGGAGTACCAGACGCCCGAAGGCGAAGCCCTTCGCGACGACGACAACTTCGCGTACGTGGCGGCTTGGGAGTACCAGGGCGACAACACGCCCGAAGCACTTCACAAGGAAGACCTCAGCTTCGAAAACGTGAAGCTCACGCAGCGTAGCTACAAGTAAGGTTATAGGGCTTAGGGATTTTGGGGTTAGATTCGTACCCCTCCCTGCCCTAATACCTACGTTCCTAAGATCTAATACCTCAGAAATAAAATGGCCGGTAATAACCCGAATGCCAAACCCATGAATCTTACCCTGCGCGTGTGGCGGCAGCGCAACCGCAACAGCGGCGGTAATCTGGTTGACTACCAGGTACGCGACATTTCGCCGGAAATGTCGTTCCTGGAAATGCTTGACGTACTAAACGAAGACCTGCTTCACAAAGGCGAGGAGCCGGTTGCTTTCGACCACGACTGCCGCGAGGGCATTTGCGGCTCGTGCAACCTGTTCATCAACGGCCGCGCCCACGGCCCCGAGCCGGGCACCACGACTTGCCAGTTGCACATGCGCAAGTTCAGCGACGGCGACACCATCGTTATCGAGCCCTGGCGCGCGGCGGCATTCCCCGTGAACAAAGACCTGAGCGTTGACCGCTCGGCCTTCGACCGGATTATTCAGGCCGGTGGCTATGTGTCGGTAAACACCGGCGGCGTACCCGATGCCAACGAAATTCCGATTCCGAAGAACATTGCCGACCGTGCATTCGACGCCGCTACCTGCATTGGTTGCGGTGCTTGCGTAGCGGCATGCAAAAATGCTTCGGCTATGCTGTTCGTATCGGCTAAGGTGTCGCAGCTCGCGCTGTTGCCCCAAGGCCAGGTAGAACGCAAAACCCGCGTGGAGAACATGGTAGCGCAGATGGACAAGGAAGGCTTCGGCGCTTGCTCAAACATCGGCTCGTGCGCAGCGGAGTGCCCAGTGGGCATCTCGCTCGAGAACATTGCCATCCTGAACCGCGAGTTCCTGAACGCCAAGGCAACTTCCAATAACCTTGCGTAGCACTTAGCAGTTAAGTGCTGCGAAAGCGGAAAAGCGAAACGGCCCTCCGTTTCGCTTTTCTTTTGCCCCTACCTCACCTGCCGAGCAATGCGGCTCGCCCCACTACCTAGGGCTTGCAGCATTGCGGCCGGCAACACGCATGGCCCCTACCCCAATGATTACCATTATCGCCGGTACCAACCGGCCCCGTTCGCGGGCGCGTCGGCTGAGCAGCCTGTACGCCGCTACGCTGCAAAGCCTGGACGCCGAGGCGCAGGTGCTCGACTTGGCCGAGTTGCCTGCTGATTTTATTTCGACCGCGCTCTACGAGCACGCCGGCCGCAACGACGCGTTCAACCGCTTGGCCGGCTTGGCTAGCCAAGCCGACAAGCTGGTGTTTGTGGTGCCCGAATACAATTGCTCGTTTCCGGGGGTACTGAAAGCGTTTATCGACGGCTTGCCCTACCCCGGCGGCATTCGCAACAAAAAAGCAGCCTTAGTGGGTTTGTCGTCGGGCACGCAGGGAGGCTTGTTGGCCCTTACCCACTTAACCGACGTACTGATGTACCTAGGCACGGCGGTGCTGCCGTTGCGCGTGCGCCTGCCCAACATCGAGGAACACCTTACGCTTGAGGGCGAACTAAAGCACCCGTTGTTCCAGGAACTGCTGCGCCAACAGGCCGAGGAGCTGATCCGGTTTTAAGAAACCACACCTTGCCACGGAGCCGTTGCCAACTCGCGTATTCCTTCTTTTGAGCTCGGCCCGCTACGCGTTGTTTTGCCCTTTGGGTGGCCAGCAATACCTAGGGCGGCTTAGCTGCTTGTGGCATTAAGCAGACGCAGAAGCATAATTCGAACGTTGTAGCGTAGCCGATTGGTGCTACATTAAGCATTGCCGGCCATCTGCCTCTGGCAGCACACCATCAGCCCACGGCGCCCTAGGTAATCCGCGCGCAATTTGTAACAAACAGCCCTTGGTTATATGCGTTTCCGTACCGCAACTCCTGCTTTTGCCGCCCTGGTGCTGGCCATTGCCTCGCTGGTTTTTACGGCCTGCGGCAGCAAAAATAAGGCGCAGCCCAGCAAAGGCACATTGCAACTGCAATTCGAGAACGTAGTGGGCACGCAAGCCTTGGCCCTGGGCCAGACGTACACCACCGCCGACGGCGACCCGTTTACCGTAAGCAAGCTGAACTACTACATCAGCAACATTAGGCTTACCAAAGCCGATGGCAGCGAATGGGCCGAACCCGAAAGCTACCACCTGGTGAAGCACGACCAAACCAGTACTCGCACCATTGCGCTGCAGCAGGTGCCCACCGGCAACTACACCGCCATCCGCTTTACCATCGGCGTAGATAGCACCCGCAACGTATCGGGTGCGCAAGCCGGCGCCCTCGATCCGTTGAACGACATGTTCTGGACGTGGAATACCGGCTACATTTTCCTGAAGCTGGAAGGCACTTCGCCGCGGGCGGCCAACGGGCAGCTCGTGTTCCATATCGGCGGGTTTCGGGCGCCTCACAACACCATCCGTACGGTGTCGCCGCCCTTGCCCGCGGGTGCGTTGCTGCAGGTACGCGCCGACAAAGCCGCAACGGTATACTACAAGGCCGATGTGCTGAAGCTGTTCAGCGGCCCCCACCCAGTTCGGTTTGCGGAACTTTCGAACACGATGGGCGGCGCGGCCGCGGTAAGGGTGGCCAACAACTACGCCGCGGGCATGTTTCGCATCGACCACGTGCACGCCGACTAACCCAGGGCCGTTATGCAACGCTTGGTGGCCGTTTTGTTGAGTGCCGCGCTGGCAGGCCTGCTCGTGGGCAGCTGCCGGCCCGATGCCGATTGGCAACCCGTACAGGAGTTGCCTGGCAGCGCGTTGCCAAGCCGCTTTCCGGCGCCTGCGTATGCGCCCGATCAAAATCCACCCGACCGCGCCGCGTTCGAGCTCGGCCGCAAACTGTTTTACGACGCGCGCCTGTCGCGCGATGGGAGCGTATCGTGCGGCTCGTGCCACCAGCAAACCCACGCCTTTGCCGACGCGGGCCACGCGCTTAGCCTCGGCGTGGGCGGCCGCCAGGGTAGCCGCAACACCCCGGCGCTGCAAAACCTGCGGTGGCGCCGTTCGCTGCTCTGGGACGGCGGCGTAGCCCACCTGGAAATGCTGCCACTGGCTCCGCTCGCCAACCCGGCCGAGATGAACGAAACGCTGCCCAACGTACTGCGCAAGCTGAATGCCGATGCCGACTACCGCCAGCGCTTTGCCCAGGCGTACGGCGCCGGGCCCATTGGCTCGCAGCAGTTTTTGAAAGCGCTGGCCCAGTTTCTGGCGGGCTTTACTTCGGCCAACTCGCGCTACGACCAGTACGTGCGCAACGAAAGCGACGGCACCTTGGCGGCCCCAGAGGTGCGCGGGCTGTTGGTGTTCAAAGCCAACTGCGCCGGTTGCCACGCCACCGATTTGTTTACCGACGAGTCGTTTCGCAACAACGGCCTCGACCGTGGCTTCGCAGCCGATTCGGGACGGGCACACATTACCGGCCGCGCCGCCGACCGGGGCTTGTTTAAGGTGCCGAGCTTGCGCAACGTGGCCCGCACGGCGCCCTACATGCACGATGGCCGCTTTGGCACGCTGGAGCAGGTGCTCGATCATTATAACACCGGCGTGGTGGAGTCGCCTACCCTCGATCCGCAGCTACGCCGCCCCGGCGGCCGCCTAGGTATTGCGCTTACAGTTCAGCAAAAGAGCGACTTGCGGGCTTTCCTGCTCACGCTCACCGACGAGCAATTTCTCAACAACCCGCAGCTCGCGAAGCCTCGCTAACCGCGCTGTTACCCGCACGCAGGCCGCTTTAGTTGGCAAGCCTACCGAGAGCCCGTGCATTTTGGTCGGGGCTTCGTGGTTTTGACGTTGCTGGGCTGGAACTTAATGCCATAGCCACAAATTGCGGCCGACTACGCGCCGACGAGCTTTTGCCCCGAACCAAGCCTGCGCGCACGCGGTTCTTCACCTGAAAAGGCGTAATTTCAGCTACCACCCTTAGCCCAAGCATTGTGCACCTTGCCGCGCTGCCCCGCATTTACCGCCAACTGCTTTGGGCAGGTTTGCTGCTGATGGCCGCCGGCTGCAAGCCCGATAAGGATGTGGAGGAACCCTTGGGTACCCCTACCCCGCTGCAGCTTACGGCACCTAGGGGCTTCCCGCGCATCCCCGAAACGCCCGACAATCCGCTCACCGAAGAAGGCGTGGCGTTGGGCAGGGCTCTGTTCTACGAAAAGCAACTCTCCGCCAACGGCACCGTTTCGTGCGGCTCGTGCCACCAACAAAGCAAGGCATTTGCCGACGACCAAGCCCTGGCCCTAGGTATTGGCGGGCAGCGCAACCGCCGCAGCAGCATGTCGCTGGCCAATGTGCTGTGGGAAAAGGCCTTACTGTGGGACGGCGGCGCCTCGGAGCTGGAACAGCAAGCGCGCATTCCCATCGAAAACCCAATTGAGATGCACCAGTCGTTGGCCGAGGGCGTGCGCAAGCTGCAGCAAACCACTACATACCCGGCGCTGTTTCGCAAAGCGTTCGGCTCTGCCACCATCACCGAAGAGCACGTGCTGAAAGCGCTGGCGCAGTTTCAGCGCACCCTCATTTCGGCTGGCTCGAAGTACGACCGTTTTCTGACCAACCCAACGGTGTTCAGCCCCGATGAAGTGCAAGGCTTTGCCTTGTTTCGCTCGCACGCCACCGGCACCACCCGCGGGGCCGAGTGCTTTCACTGCCACGTGCCGCCCACGTTTTCGGGCCCCTACAACACCTTTTTCAACAACGGCCTCGACCAAACATTTACCGACTCAGGCCGCGGCGGCGTAACGGGCCTCGGCATCGACATGGGCCGCTTCAAGGCTCCTACGCTGCGCAACATCGCTCTTACGGCCCCCTACATGCACGATGGACGGTTCAAAACCTTGGAGGAGGTGCTCGACCACTACAGCGACCATGTGCAACTCAACAGCCCCAACCTCGACCCAAACCTCGCCAACAGCCCCAACCACCCCTCGGGCCGCATGATGCTTTCGGCCACCGAAAAACGCCAGATCATTGCTTTTTTGAAGACGCTGACAGACTCTACATTCATCAGCAACCCGCAGTTTTCGGCGCCTGGCCCCTAGGTAAGCTGCTTGCCCATAAGACCAAGAAGCCCAAAAGCAACGGCCCCGCTGGCATGCCAGCGGGGCCGTTGCTTTACTAGGTGCAGCACCTAGTCCACGTTGTCGTGCAGGAAGCGGTTGTCGCCGAGCAGTTCGTTGTCATCGGAGAGGTTGAAGCGCGAGATGTTGCGCTCCGACGACGGCTGCACCGGCTCCAGTTTAACCTGGCGGCGCAAGTAAGCGGGCACTTCCAGTTGCTCCTTCACCGCATCCGTCGAGAGGCCGTTGCTCAGCTCCATCAGGCGGCGGCGGCGCTCCTCGGCGCGGGCATCCAACGACGGGCGAGCGGGCACGGCTTGCGGCAGCGGTTCGGCCGGAGCGGCGGGCACGTGTTGCACCACCTGCAACGGCTCGGGGGCCGAAGACGTGGGGTACACCACAGGCGGCACGAACGGTGAAGGCGACTGCTCTAGGTCGAAGCGGGCTTGCGGCGGCTCCGGGGCCGCAGGCGGTGTTACGGGCGGGTACTCCACAGCCGCCACAGGCGTGGCTACAACCGGCGCAGGCGGTGCCACCACCGGCGAAGGATTGGGCACAACCGGGCGCATCCCGACGGGCTCGTGGCGGTCTTTGTCGAAGAGGTTGATCTGCGGGTCGGGCACTACCACCGGCTCCGACTTGGAAACCGAATCGGCTTCGCGCGACAAGCTGTTCATGATGGTGATGCTGTGCGCTTCACGGGCAAAGCCCGTGGCAATTACCGTTACGCGGATGCTCTGACCCAACGTACCGTCGATGCCGTGGCCGAAAATAACCTCGGCATCCTGGCCGGCTTTGGCCTGGATGTACTCGGTGATTTCGGTGAGTTCGTCCATCTCCAGCTCGGCCTGGTCGCCCGACATGATGGAGAGCAGGATTTTCTGCGCGCCGTGAATGTCGGTATTGTTCAGCAGCGGCGAAGCCAAAGCCTCTTCGGCGGCGCGGCGGGCGCGGTTCTCGCCTTCGGTAATGCTGCTGCCCATTACGGCCGCACCCGAGTCCTTCATGACGGTTTTCACGTCTTCAAAGTCCACGTTTACATCGGCCGTTACCGTAATGATTTCGGCAATCGACTTGGCAGCGGTGCTCAACACATTATCTGCTTTCGCGAAAGCCGAGCGGATGGGCAAATTGCCGTACATCTCGCGCAGCTTGTCGTTGAGGATAACCAGCACCGTGTCGCAGTTGTCGCTCAAATCGCGGATACCCATTTCGGCTTGCTGGCGCTTCTTGCGGCCCTCGAACATGAAGGGCGCCGTCACGATGCCCACCGTCAGGATACCCAGCTCTTTGGCAACTTTGGCAATTACCGGCGCAGCGCCCGTACCGGTGCCACCGCCCATGCCTGCCGTAATAAACACCATTTTGGTGCCGTTGCTCAGCAGCTCCCGAATTTGCTCGCGGCTCTCGATAGCGGCTTGCTTGCCACGCTCAGGGTTGGCGCCAGCACCTAGGCCTTCCGTGAGGTCGACGCCAATTTGCAGGCGGTTCGGTACGGATGAGCTCTGCAACGCCTGCTTATCGGTGTTGCAGATAACGAACTCTACATCTTTAATCCCCTGCGAGTACATGTGGTTGACGGCGTTGGAGCCGCCACCACCCACACCAATCACCTTGATGATGGACTTGCTTTGGGGTGTGATATCAAATTTAAAATCCATGGCAGGATGGGCTGTTAGCTGTTGGCTGTTGGCGGTTAGCTTTTGGGGCTGGCCTGTAGCCATCGGCTGTGTTTCGCGAAGTTCGGAAACTGACAGCTAATAGCTATAAGCTAACAGCTTCCCTAGTACTGTTTATCGTCGAAATCGTCGATCAACAAACCTTTCGTCTTGGTCAGGATGTCGCGGAAGAAACCGGCGGCCTTGCTCGGCTGCTTGGGCTGCTCCGGTTGTTTGGCTTGCGGTTGAGCCTGGGTGGGCTGGGCAGCCGGCGTGGTGTTCTGCCGAGCCGAAGCCTCGTGCGGGCGCGTCATGGTGTACTCGTCATACTGCTGGCGCGAGCCGCGCTCGTCGAGAGAGCGGTACCCGGCCAACACCAAGCCCACCGTGGTAGCGTACATCGGCGACTTCACGGCCTCGATGCGCGACTTGCCTAGGTGTTCGTTGGGGTAGCCAATGCGGGTATCCATGCCGGTGATGTACTCGGTCAGCTGCACCAAGTTTTGAAGCTGCGAGCCGCCACCCGTCAGCACAATGCCCGCCGCCAGGCTTTTCTCGAAACCGGTGCGCTGAATTTCGGCGTACACCAGCTCCAGAATTTCCTCCATGCGGGCCTCGATGATGTAAGCCAGGTTTTTCAGGCTGATTTCCTTCGGCGCCCGGTCGCGCAGTCCCGGAATGCTCACGATTTCGTACTCCGAGGCTTCTTCAGCAATGGCTTTGCCAAATTTCACCTTCAGTTGCTCGG includes the following:
- a CDS encoding cytochrome-c peroxidase, producing the protein MQRLVAVLLSAALAGLLVGSCRPDADWQPVQELPGSALPSRFPAPAYAPDQNPPDRAAFELGRKLFYDARLSRDGSVSCGSCHQQTHAFADAGHALSLGVGGRQGSRNTPALQNLRWRRSLLWDGGVAHLEMLPLAPLANPAEMNETLPNVLRKLNADADYRQRFAQAYGAGPIGSQQFLKALAQFLAGFTSANSRYDQYVRNESDGTLAAPEVRGLLVFKANCAGCHATDLFTDESFRNNGLDRGFAADSGRAHITGRAADRGLFKVPSLRNVARTAPYMHDGRFGTLEQVLDHYNTGVVESPTLDPQLRRPGGRLGIALTVQQKSDLRAFLLTLTDEQFLNNPQLAKPR
- a CDS encoding succinate dehydrogenase/fumarate reductase iron-sulfur subunit gives rise to the protein MNLTLRVWRQRNRNSGGNLVDYQVRDISPEMSFLEMLDVLNEDLLHKGEEPVAFDHDCREGICGSCNLFINGRAHGPEPGTTTCQLHMRKFSDGDTIVIEPWRAAAFPVNKDLSVDRSAFDRIIQAGGYVSVNTGGVPDANEIPIPKNIADRAFDAATCIGCGACVAACKNASAMLFVSAKVSQLALLPQGQVERKTRVENMVAQMDKEGFGACSNIGSCAAECPVGISLENIAILNREFLNAKATSNNLA
- a CDS encoding fumarate reductase/succinate dehydrogenase flavoprotein subunit — encoded protein: MKLEAKIPEGPLAEKWEKHKFNVKLVNPANKRKYDVIVVGTGLAGASAAASLAELGYNVKAFSFHDSPRRAHSIAAQGGINAAKNYQNDGDSVFRLFYDTVKGGDYRAREANVYRLAQVSVNIIDQCVAQGVPFAREYGGLLANRSFGGAQVSRTFYARGQTGQQLLLGAYSALSRQIAYGKVKMYTRTEMLDLVVVDGQARGIVTRNLITGEIQTHAAHAVLLCTGGYGNVFYLSTNAKYSNATAAWRAHKKGAYFANPCFTQIHPTCIPVSGDYQSKLTLMSESLRNDGRVWVPKTKETAERLRAGQIRVNDIAEEDRDYFLERKYPAFGNLVPRDVASRNAKMMCDEGRGVGQSGLAVYLDFADAIKRNGADWVSSKYGNLFAMYEKITGEDPYQQPMRIYPAVHYTMGGLWVDYNLQTTVPGLYALGECNFSDHGANRLGASALMQGLADGYFVIPYTLGDYLAQTPPKPVTTEHPAFQQAETEVRERIAKFMSINGNRTPTEFHKALGHIMWEYCGMARTAEGLRFAKQAIQQLRKEFWSDLKVVGVNEELNQTLEAAGRVADFLELGELMVDDALNRDESCGGHFREEYQTPEGEALRDDDNFAYVAAWEYQGDNTPEALHKEDLSFENVKLTQRSYK
- a CDS encoding NADPH-dependent FMN reductase, producing the protein MITIIAGTNRPRSRARRLSSLYAATLQSLDAEAQVLDLAELPADFISTALYEHAGRNDAFNRLAGLASQADKLVFVVPEYNCSFPGVLKAFIDGLPYPGGIRNKKAALVGLSSGTQGGLLALTHLTDVLMYLGTAVLPLRVRLPNIEEHLTLEGELKHPLFQELLRQQAEELIRF
- a CDS encoding MbnP family protein — encoded protein: MRFRTATPAFAALVLAIASLVFTACGSKNKAQPSKGTLQLQFENVVGTQALALGQTYTTADGDPFTVSKLNYYISNIRLTKADGSEWAEPESYHLVKHDQTSTRTIALQQVPTGNYTAIRFTIGVDSTRNVSGAQAGALDPLNDMFWTWNTGYIFLKLEGTSPRAANGQLVFHIGGFRAPHNTIRTVSPPLPAGALLQVRADKAATVYYKADVLKLFSGPHPVRFAELSNTMGGAAAVRVANNYAAGMFRIDHVHAD
- the ftsZ gene encoding cell division protein FtsZ; protein product: MDFKFDITPQSKSIIKVIGVGGGGSNAVNHMYSQGIKDVEFVICNTDKQALQSSSVPNRLQIGVDLTEGLGAGANPERGKQAAIESREQIRELLSNGTKMVFITAGMGGGTGTGAAPVIAKVAKELGILTVGIVTAPFMFEGRKKRQQAEMGIRDLSDNCDTVLVILNDKLREMYGNLPIRSAFAKADNVLSTAAKSIAEIITVTADVNVDFEDVKTVMKDSGAAVMGSSITEGENRARRAAEEALASPLLNNTDIHGAQKILLSIMSGDQAELEMDELTEITEYIQAKAGQDAEVIFGHGIDGTLGQSIRVTVIATGFAREAHSITIMNSLSREADSVSKSEPVVVPDPQINLFDKDRHEPVGMRPVVPNPSPVVAPPAPVVATPVAAVEYPPVTPPAAPEPPQARFDLEQSPSPFVPPVVYPTSSAPEPLQVVQHVPAAPAEPLPQAVPARPSLDARAEERRRRLMELSNGLSTDAVKEQLEVPAYLRRQVKLEPVQPSSERNISRFNLSDDNELLGDNRFLHDNVD
- a CDS encoding succinate dehydrogenase cytochrome b subunit, which gives rise to MSWLSKALTSSIGRKIVVAVTGLFLCSFLVVHLVGNLQLFKNDGGVAFNIYSHFMGTNPVIRVMEIVLVAGFVFHIYETYMLTARNKAARGAQGYVVNHNEQNSPWQSRNMGLLGTIILIFLLVHLYNFFYRARFGELDPDINNNDDLFTLVASSFKQWWYVVLYVAAQIALGFHLVHGFKSAFQTLGLTHRKYTPAITYAGYAFAILVAAGFAVMPLYFYFLTDDNYQPVWAVKPLVDTINLALN
- a CDS encoding cytochrome-c peroxidase produces the protein MHLAALPRIYRQLLWAGLLLMAAGCKPDKDVEEPLGTPTPLQLTAPRGFPRIPETPDNPLTEEGVALGRALFYEKQLSANGTVSCGSCHQQSKAFADDQALALGIGGQRNRRSSMSLANVLWEKALLWDGGASELEQQARIPIENPIEMHQSLAEGVRKLQQTTTYPALFRKAFGSATITEEHVLKALAQFQRTLISAGSKYDRFLTNPTVFSPDEVQGFALFRSHATGTTRGAECFHCHVPPTFSGPYNTFFNNGLDQTFTDSGRGGVTGLGIDMGRFKAPTLRNIALTAPYMHDGRFKTLEEVLDHYSDHVQLNSPNLDPNLANSPNHPSGRMMLSATEKRQIIAFLKTLTDSTFISNPQFSAPGP